The nucleotide sequence CGAGACAAGTTCATCGATCATCAACCCTTCAACGAGCTAAGCGTCTTTTCAAGCCATCGATCGCGTATCATACCCAAATCTCTGGCTCGATACATAAAGACAAAAGAATAACCAACTTGTTTTTAAACCTATCTTTTTCCTCAAAAAATACATTCAAGATTCAAGAAACcttcagaaaacacaaaaaaaaacacaaaaaaaaaaaaaaaaaaaaaaacacaaaaccaAAAAAGCAAAAAGTTTAGTGCATTCAATTGTGTGGGGAGTATGGCATCCACGCTTCCCCACCAAACATCTATACAACCAACCAATCTATCTCTTCCTTCCTTCCTTCAGTTATCTCTTTTTCATCCAACAAAACATGGCTCTCCAAACGCCACTCAGGCCACCAACCACCGCCACATCTCCGGCGATCGGCACCAATGTGGGCCTACGCCGCCCAGTCAAACTCCTACCTCTGCAGTCATCATACTCTCTCTCACCATCCCTTCAACTATTGCTTCCACGTCACCGGCCTTCAACTGCACCCAAGTTTGCTATGCGGGCTGCTTCTAAACAAGCTTACATTTGCCGCGACTGCGGGTAATTATGCCGATTGCTGTTAAATGTTACTGTTATATATGTTGCTTGTTTGATTGCATTTTGTGGTgaattttgtgtgtgtgtgttttttttggaTTGGTGTAGGTACATTTATAATGATAAAACTCCATTTGAGAAGCTTCCTGATAAATACTTCTGCCCAGGTATGAATATCtagtattttttttttccttttttctaGTTTACTAGAATTAAAATTAGTATTCAGAATTATTGGTGTTCACTTTGATGTATACTCTAATTTTTTTGGGATGCTTGGATGTTTTGAAGTTATCAAGTAAAAACATGAAGAATATATGCACAAACTCTGTGGATTAAAGTTTAATTATTCTctgctagttttttttttttttttaattttttaaatctAACTTAGATGATAATTGTTAaatgagttaactgtcattttcgtccctatcGTTTGGTGGAAAatgccacttcagtccaaaaaaaaaaaaagttttgcgCCAGTTCCGTCATCAACATTTTTGAAAcgtgccacttcagtccaaaaagataACGCCCGTAAAAAACGTTGAGGACGGAACTGGCGCGAGGCGTtatctttttggactgaagtgacaCGTTTTAAAAATGTTCAGGACGGATCTGGCGCAttttttttggactgaagtggcattttccaccaaaccacagggacgaaaatggcagttaactcttgtTAAATAAATTGTTACATGGAATTCATTTAGAAGTTTTGACTCAAAATTGATGTATATTAAAAACCATATACATATCATAGTTAATAGTTGTCAATGGCGGTCGCTATAACGAATAGCGTAGCGTATAGGTCGAAGGTCACTACAGGGTATGTAGCCATAAATAGCGGGATTTTAGTTTCTTTTTAGTTTTAAATATAAATAACGATTAAacatagctataaaatagctggattttagatttttattaaatatacatgtaaaatagcgcCAGgttattttgatataatatacatatatttttttcaaacttttttctagtgtatcgctatttataaaataacGCCCGCTATTTATCGCAAtccgctatgtagcatataggtaccttatcgctattcgccattaacaactatgataCATATATAGAGGGACATTGAATACAAACCAAAGTAAAGAACCACGAGACCGATATAAACACTTCTTAGTTATAAATAGAGGTTTGATCACTCACATATATGTTGTAGTTTGTGGTGCCCCAAAAAGAAGGTTCAGGGAATACACACCTGCTGTGACCAAAAATGCTAATTCAACAGATGTTAGAAAGGCCCGAAAAGCTGAACTCCAGAGAGATGAAGCCGTCGGGTAAACTTTTTAAACATAAACACCCGAATAACGGcacttgtttatttgtttttaaactttgttttctttcttTCAGGAAAGCATTGCCAATTGCAATTGCGGTTGGAGTTGTCGCACTTGCTGGCTTGTACTTCTACCTCAACAACACTTTCTAGAAGTTTTGCCAGAAACAAGTGTGCAAATCTGATTTCAGTTTTGTAGGTTCCGATTGTTCGATATCTCATTTAATTCTGTATAATCTGTTTGTCATCCAGAAAATTTATATGATCAAGCATGTACCCATTTTTAAGCAAGTTTAAAGTAATATAATCAAAGCAAGATGTATCTTTTTATTCTGTTTGTATATTTAAGGGTTACATGTTTTTATTGCATTCTTTTGACAAAAGAAAGCTTCAAAAACAGAATTATATTGTTTTGAGGCCATCCTCCAGAAGTCCAACTCCCATCTTTTTCTTGTTACAGAAACTTGATCACTATTGCGTCAATTAATTGTTGTTGTCGTAATGCTACGTCATAAATCCGCTGACGTCAGATTTTATAAATTAAATGaaatataacaaaaataaataatcaagaaCATCAAGTAAAATGCATACATTTCTCGTGCCACTAAGGTGGTGTTTATTTTCTGGCCAAAAGCTCTTCTGAACACTTATGTCTGCGTCACGCAGACGCGCGCAGACATAAAGgtcctgcagcttgtttgttttcttgaaaatcTGCAGAGCTTTTACCTCTGCCTCACCTCTTCCCCAAGCAGATCCTTCCCCATATCTTCAAACCTCTGCCAACctcttctctctctccctcttcaaAACATCCATCTGTTCCAAAACCTtagctccacctccacctccgacaccacctccacctccgccaccacctccacctccacctgcaGACACCACCTCCGACACCACCTCCACCTGCcgacaccacctccacctccaacaccacctccgccaccacctccacctgccaccacatctccgccaccacctccaccaccacatctcagctaccacctccaccaccaccatcgtcaaaacccaccaccaccaaaccCATCAACTAAAACAAAACCCAGATCGGTGAGAGAgagaccgtagagagagagagagatcggtgagagagagagaccgtacagagagagatcggtgagagagagagatcggtgagagagagagaccgtacagagagagatcggtgagagagagagagagagatcggtgagagaaagagaccgtagagagagagagagattggtgagagagagagagaccgtagAGAGAGAGGCGGTGGTGGTGAcagattgtagagagagagagagagagagtttgtagagagagaaagttcaagGCAAAGAGAGAGAACTGTTGTGTGTGttaaaaacaaaccctcttctccctgcagactgcagacatttggtacacctcttctcctgcagatgcctgcagatgtggtccgcagactgcagaccttttacctctgaaaaaacaaacagcacctaagtcTTCTCAATCATGAGCTCACTGAAGCAATTTGCGCTCCTGCTGTGTTACCTTTTAAAATGGGATTGCAGCTTTGATCATATTTTTGGTACCCATACAATTGATGGTAAATCAATCTCAAGGTGTTTCGTACGCTAATAAACCTCTGGCTgataaaatattattaataaaagtTCCCGAAGTAAACACGGGTCATGTTCAGTTTCAAGAGTTTGACGATTTTCAGGTTTGTGTAAATTCTTTTGTGTCCGTGTCGGGTTAGACCTGCCTACCCGCAAACATGACCCGTTTAGCAGCCCTAATTAATGTGCACAAAATAGAAAATACCATGAAAAAAGGGAAGGGTAACAAGTACAGCAAGTAGAAAACCAATCTCGAACTGTAAGAACCTCAAAACAAATATTACAAAATCATCATTCTTAACGTAATCTACGTGAGTACATGTACGTATACAACCAAACACACTAGACTTCAAAACTGAGACGCAAGTCATTTACGTTTTCAAGTATGCAATGAAACCGAATCAATCTATTGATAATATGGCAAACGAACGAAGGGCGGAAATCTTACTTAAGCCGGACCAAACAAGTTTCTAAGACGACTCTGCAACAAGAATATAGAAGAGCCCCAAAACTCCGGTATGCCTCTTTTTACTGCTGTAATAAGACTCCAAAGTTACAGTTTCGCCTTTAGCTATCTTCACAGACCCCGGTTTAGGATAACAAGTGGACATTCCTACAATGTACCCAGCTTCATCTCCTATATCTTTTCCTTTCCCATATATAGGTTTAGACGCGCAAATAACGCTTCCATCCTGAACAAACACCATAGTTTTTACTTGCTTTAAAATGTATCTTTAGAAACAAAATTATTAAAGAGACATATGTCTACCTCCCCATAAAGCGCAGAACCGATTCCGCCAATGTACTGCTGTGCAAAACCATAAATGACATCACCAGCCGTCGGAAAACTCACACTTGACTTTCTGACGTTGGTGTAGTTATTAGTCGCAGATTTTTCAACATCGTACTCGAACTATAAGGTTTAAAAGTTTAGTTAATTAGTTTCAACCGAGTTAACAAAAACATTCAAAATTTTACTAAAAAGGCGTTGTGTTTCGCTAACTTACAAGACAATTATGGATTCCTGTGTCTTGCCAAGTATCAGTAACATCGAATATAAAGACTTTAACAGGAACTACGGAGTCACTCCAATCAACCCACTTAACCGTATACTTAAAGTAAACGTTTCTTTCAACGCTTTTAAACCCATTTTTCACTTTGCATTGTGTTCCATCATAGCAACAGTGCAACCCGCCCACATAATTTGGTCTCAACGGCAGACCATCTTTATCCTTAGTCACATTATATAAATCACATCTGCACTCATTACATCCAATTGCATCTACTGCACCCCGAGTGTCGATCGCGTGGATATCAAACATCCATTTCTCTTCGTATCCAGCTGGAACGTTAAGTGGGTTACCCACTTCAATCCCGTATGGATCAGGAACATACGTCGATGTTTTTCGCGTTTCAGATCCCATTCCAAAGAACTGGGAACGGCCATGATCGCATAATCCAGCATTCCCGGCAATAATTCGATCATCTTTAACGCCCGTGCGTTGGTAGTATCTTACCGCAACCCAGTGGTGGACATAAGTTTGTTGAAGAGAAACAGGGTTCCCTGCTTCATCAACAACTTCAGCGTTGAAACTTTTAACCGCAATATGACCTTTTGGGAACTCGATATCATAGTAGGTTTTGTTTGAAACTGAACCCGGATGTAGCGTTATCTTAGGTGATAAATACACCATTGATTTCACCCCGTTTTCAGGTTTTACACGAGCTTCGGAATATTGAGCACACGTTGCCAATGACACGATGGCTAATAAGAACACCACACCTTGAGTTCCAAGGGACACCATTAACCTTTCACTTGAATTACTCTGCAAACAAAATGACCATCTCTATTGAAACACCATTAACACACTATGCAGACATCACTGACATATCATACGGGCCGTATGATATCATATGGGTGACGTGACAAGATAAAAAATGGTCATATGGGTCATATGAACTATGAAGGCGCATATGAGATGGTCTTTGCCAAATCACATGGCTCATATAATGTGCTTGACAGACAAAGAAATGATGGACGGTGTCTGTAATGGCTCGTATGATATCATATGGGTGATGTGACAAGATAAAAAATGGTCATATGGGTCGTATGAACTATGAAGGCGTGTACGAGATGGTCTTTGCCAAATCACATGGCTCATATAATGTGCTTGACTGACAAAGTCATATGGTCCATATGACCAGTTTCGCTAATTATGGCTGCTACGGTATCATATGGGCGGCTGGCAATAGATATCTGTATAAACACGATTAGACCTGTTTGCTGAAAAAGTACAcaatttgattttttacttttctaaaaataaataaaattatgagGTTCGGATCCATCATTTCTTTTTCTtggtacataaaacataaaactgtgTTATAGACATGAGATATcaagtagttaaacgagttgtATTCATATTTAATACTTGTGTTATACGCATCGTTAGAGACCTGTTAAACCCgataagacacgatttgccagccttACATATGGCCAGTATGGACGGTGTTTGTTAATACATCACCCaacaaaatttatttattttggttGTACAATAACAGCTAAAGATTCTTGTAGTACAGATAGATACCACCAAGAATAAGATGGCATGTTTTTGTTTGTATCTAAaactaaaagtttattttttcaAACCCAGATACAAACTGAAAGTGTTACAATAATAATAtccagcaaaaaaaaaaaaaaaaaaacaacaaaacccTTAAATTATTCATGTTATGATAAACTAAAATAACAAAGCCTTGTTGAACTTACCCAGAAATAACGACCTGAAGCAGTGAAGCCAATCTTATGGAGATTAGTGAGACTGCCCAGTGGTTTATAAAAGTCAgggtttgaaaaagaaaaaaaaaatggtgGAGAACTTTgactttgttttgttttgttgaaaaagaaaagataatgtAGCATCAATGATTCACAATAAGTCAATAACGACAGGAAGACAGATAACTAGATAAGGGTGGCAGTGGGGTCAATGATCCCGTAGTTTTTTATTTCTCTATGTAACGTCGATTCAACCTCCGGTTTCCGGTCCAATCGATCAGGATCTGAAAACACTGGTCTATTGCAGTTTTCGAGTTTTCCACCGACCCGAGAGTTTTGAATCACAACCTGAAGTTTTTTAAGTTTACTTAGAAAAACATCAATCAATATACTTTTCGATTGAAAATCAAAGTGTAGTAAAAAAATGGTTTATCGAATTCGATTAAGTACTTAAGATATTTTTTAAAATGGTTATTAGGTAATGTATGACATTTTCGTGATCATAATTACGTCAAAACTTCATTGTAGCTTTTAGTTTTGTCGGTTACAATGACAACTTATCATCATCTATGTGACCTGATACGATCCAAACCAAACTTTCGGAGATCACGTTAGACATTCAAGCATTGAAAAACGAGCCCGATAGAGAAAAGTCTTGGGCCCGTCTTTGATAGTGGAGGAGACTGTAGATTGGCTGAAGGCGTGCCAAAAATGGGCTCTAGAGTCTAGATGGACAGGTGTATGATTTGCAATCGAAGAtggtatttttaaattttattcaTGTGGACGTTGATGGGCCTCTGGGCACACCGttaacattttaaaaaaaatatcatatttgtcaataaatataaatataaagtttattagttatgaattttaaaAATGGTTGCCAAATTTAATTAAAACGTCTTGTATATAAGTTTATCaattaaatgtttttaaaacaattCGATCATGGCTAGTTATAGGTTTTtatgaaattttgaatttgaattatgGTGGGTAGTTCATTGGTCTTATGAGAAAGATCGGTTCAAACCCATACAAGAGGAAATAATTAATTATTAGTATAAAGTGAGTAATATTAGCCTAGGGATGAGATCGGTACGATACCGGTACCGTTATCATAAATACCGTTACTGTAATTGAGGAAATGTGGATACCAATTATCGAACCGTATTtatatattcggtaccggtatcggtattTCGGTACTTTACCGTATTGGTACCGCTTTGGTGTAATCCATTGTTTTACCTAGAAAAATTTCATATGCAACCAATCCATCCattattaattaaactaaagtaataTATAGAGGAATGTAAACAAAGGGTAAACATATTAAGTagtcaaaaaaatcaaaaggTAAGCATCCATGGGTTCGACTTTTAACATCCAAATTCCAACATGTCTAAAAAATCATCATAATTgattaaaaataactaaaaaaaaagaaatttgatattggtttttgtaaaacaatgttcaaAAAAATATAACTTCATAGTGGGATCTAAGATAATAGCAAAATACATAAAGTCTTTATTAAATTCGGTATTaataccggtatttaccgaaaaataccggtaccgataccgaattttgaaaaatctattaccgataccggtaccatttatgatcggtacggtacggtatcggtacagtaccggtatggtaccggtatttcggtaaaAAATCTCATCCCTACATTAGCCATTAAAAAAAgattaagagttaaatgccattttagtccctatggtttgggtcattttgacagtttagtccaaatgtttcatttttaacctgtggatccaaaaagatttcacagttgccattttagtccactgggttaacttcatccatttttctgttaatgagaaggccaattcggtcattttatatggctgaattgcccttttagctaacagaattacatacaaaatgaccaaattagccttctcgttaacagaaaaaatagatgaagttaaccaagtggactaaaatggcaactgtgaaacctttttggacccacaagttaaaaatgaaacctttggactaaattgGCAAAATGGCCGAAACCAcatagactaaaatggcatttaactcaaagaTTAATATAGGTGTCACACAGGAATATGAACATGATTAACAAACAATGATCATGTGTAATAAACAATTTATACTATACGACCTACTTAACACGATCACATATAAAATGTTTGGTAACACGAATGACCCGGCCTGATTTGATTGACATGAGATATATATAGAtgatatttgtttatttatttactttataTTATAAAATTTACTATATAAAATTTACTATATAAAATTTGCAAAATAGGATGAATAGTGAATTAAATTTGATTGACCtattattaaatttaaaatttcttACATATTCACtaaactagttgattttccgTCCGTGCGTTGCGGCAGGGACCCATTAACTGCAAAACATGTGTCAGCAACGGCAAGCAGAtcccgaatatcaaaacataaataaaaattatgTGGTAAGGATAATCACTTTGTcctaaaaaacgattttaaataaccaaatatataataataggacccacacgtcctacacgttggaaattcgattgttttcagttcagttattacggtgctatcACGTTAAAATAGGGATGGGCTCGGTACAggtaacggcaccgaaagtaccgatccgaaaaatcatcgaaattaggtaccgacaccgaaaatgctcggtacaatacggtatggtatttgacggtaaaaatcaataaatacatgtatagtgctagaccggtgtcgaaccgaaagtaaggattctgaaaacgccaaaaggtgggtaccaaattggtaccgagaATGATTTGGTGttgtaaatttggtaccgatacgataccagtttgattacaggatttgatacgacttgctcatcaataatctaaatatccaagttaattttacatgctacaatttaTTCATtacataaaaagacaaaaaaaaaaaaagcaaaataagttgtgtatataaaacctcgttcaaacgaaatacagtttacttactgtatGTATGCAAAGTAATCTAAatggtgcaattacttgcattgctacgttgctacaggatttgatgagctcgatactaaccggtaccgaaaataccgttaccgaaatccctaaaagtgggtaccggtaccgaatatacctccGTTAtcgaaatccccaaaagtaggtaccggtaccgaatatacctggtatggtacggttcggtaccggtcggtactggtacgtcACTGGTATTTAAAGGTAAAAACTGGTGAATACCACTACCGAATCGGTACCAAAAATACACCCGGTTTAGTAAATTATAGATTCTATTTTTAAAATGGAAAAAGTGAATATGTGGCTGTTTCACATCTAaggttagatgcgaaaccatCAAAACTACGTCGTTTTGATTAAAATCCATTataaacttattttattatttttattcttaTTTCATCTCCGTACCATCGTCGAACCACCAAGCAAATCACTTTCCCATACTTGCAAGCAAATCTTATTCCTCAATCTGCAATTACAATCGGTCAAGTAGGCATGCTTCGATTACATCTCCCCTTTTTTATTTCCACTAATTTCGAACATCCAAATTCCAATTGTTATTTCAATTTTGCATCTTCTTCCTGTTCATCACCGTTAGTTTCTTTTCTCAGATCCTAGTTTTACATCAATTCAAAACAATTAATTTTGAATTTCTCATCTGATTTGTCAATCATGGAAGTTATAGCTTGAATCTGTAAAATGATTGTTCTTATTCAAATTTTCTAAAATTACTTGCTTGAATATCAATTGACGGATTTGAAATATTAAATTTTAACTTCTGTTCATACATGAAATACTTAACAAGATGGATTTTGGAACAAATCTAATTGATGTTAATGCAAAAGGGTTAAAAATATAGAGCGATTGGATTGGTTATAATCAACAGATATTTAGTTGAAGGTTGTTAATTGAATAAGATTAAAAGAAAGATGTTTGAATCGGTGAAATCAATCTATATTAGTTGTGAGTCGATTCTATTTGGATTGGATTTTAGAGAAGAATTAACACTTCTGACGAATTTGCTAATGATAGGTTCCCAAATAAAAAAAGATTTAGAATAATAATTTGGGTATATTTAAAGGAATAAGAAGGGATTTTAACAAAACTACGTAGTTTTGTATGGTTTCACATCTAACATTAGATGTGAAACAGCCCCATATTCACTTTCCCCTTTTAATATATAGATGTTAGTATTCATTCTGTTggatttttaatatataggtaattttaatatatagatgTTATTATTCATTCTGTTggatttttaatatataggtaatttaTTTCCAAATTTTCAATTTCATATTTCAGCAAAAGTCTTTACCATGTTCTGTTTTAAGGGAAAAAATAAGTaagttttaatatttattttttattattttattattacaaTTACTTTTAAACATATTTTGTATTTTCTCATATAACTTTTTGTAACATCCTAAATTGTTTTAACTGAAAAACACACAACGGAAATATAAACCATACAATTTTTCGCTTACCAAACGTTCTATGATACTTGAATACCGTTTAACAAACTTACTTATCAGTAGGCCTGTAAATGAATAAAACGTTCATGAAATGTTCGTAAACTTgttcggcaggaagttcgtttatgttcgtttatttaacaaacgaacgaacacgaacaaaaaattttgttcgttaattaaatgaacgaacatgagcacaccttgtgttcgttcatttatgttcgtgaatgtttgtttatttacgttcgtttaaattttagtaaatacataaat is from Helianthus annuus cultivar XRQ/B chromosome 9, HanXRQr2.0-SUNRISE, whole genome shotgun sequence and encodes:
- the LOC110879968 gene encoding uncharacterized protein LOC110879968 yields the protein MALQTPLRPPTTATSPAIGTNVGLRRPVKLLPLQSSYSLSPSLQLLLPRHRPSTAPKFAMRAASKQAYICRDCGYIYNDKTPFEKLPDKYFCPVCGAPKRRFREYTPAVTKNANSTDVRKARKAELQRDEAVGKALPIAIAVGVVALAGLYFYLNNTF
- the LOC110879967 gene encoding uncharacterized protein LOC110879967, which produces MVSLGTQGVVFLLAIVSLATCAQYSEARVKPENGVKSMVYLSPKITLHPGSVSNKTYYDIEFPKGHIAVKSFNAEVVDEAGNPVSLQQTYVHHWVAVRYYQRTGVKDDRIIAGNAGLCDHGRSQFFGMGSETRKTSTYVPDPYGIEVGNPLNVPAGYEEKWMFDIHAIDTRGAVDAIGCNECRCDLYNVTKDKDGLPLRPNYVGGLHCCYDGTQCKVKNGFKSVERNVYFKYTVKWVDWSDSVVPVKVFIFDVTDTWQDTGIHNCLFEYDVEKSATNNYTNVRKSSVSFPTAGDVIYGFAQQYIGGIGSALYGEDGSVICASKPIYGKGKDIGDEAGYIVGMSTCYPKPGSVKIAKGETVTLESYYSSKKRHTGVLGLFYILVAESS